In Pseudocalidococcus azoricus BACA0444, the genomic stretch TGCCACTGAACGCCTCCAGTGCGCCCGGGATCATCTGATTGCCCTCTGGGAATATAAAGGCCTCAGTGGCATTCGTCAGGCCCGCAAGCATCTTACCTGGTATGCCAAAGGATTTGCGGGAGCGGCAGATTTACGAGGTGAACTGTGTTTAATTGAAACCGTAGAACAAGGCACCTCCCTCTTAGACCAGGCCATGGAACGACTAGCAATGGTGTAGGGGAACCCAGGCTAATTTTGAGATTACCTAAACTTTTCGGAGCAAATAAAATCGTTATAATTTGTTCAAAATCTACAACTTCTGTAACCAAACCTCCAAATCTGCCACCTTTTCAAACCCTAAGAGAGCCTCCGCCAACTCCTCTAGCCTCACTAACGTTAATCCTTCCACCTGGCTCAGTATCCCAACGGGTAAAACTCCAAATTTCCGAGTCAGGAGCCGCAACACCAAAGACTGGGCCTCTAATTGCAATCCTCGCTGCTGACCAATAAGTTCTCCTTCTTGCCGTCCTTCATCCTTGACCTCTTGATAAAAGCGGCTTTTCTGTAATTCGCTGGCTGTAAAACCTAGCATCGCTTCAATCTCCTGCCGACTTAATTGGGTGAACTTACAAACCATAATTGTTGTCACCAAATCTATTATGGCTTACCTCTTGGGAGTAGAGTCCTCGGCTTTCGTCAAAATAGTTCTAGCAATTT encodes the following:
- a CDS encoding DUF4351 domain-containing protein, whose translation is MVCKFTQLSRQEIEAMLGFTASELQKSRFYQEVKDEGRQEGELIGQQRGLQLEAQSLVLRLLTRKFGVLPVGILSQVEGLTLVRLEELAEALLGFEKVADLEVWLQKL